A region from the Thermoplasmatales archaeon genome encodes:
- a CDS encoding hypothetical protein (putative conserved protein): MRWVTREKAKVDRIACPWVISRFIDKEPEFLFVPKDKVLEVAKAKNAIPFDSPGAELYHYEVDGKEYVSFDSIIKKYNLKDPALLEFAKIVRGADANIPDAPPESAGLEAAALGFREITKDDHENMKLQFPFYDAMYAYVKGQMEGKAKLEHAKK, translated from the coding sequence ATGAGATGGGTAACTAGAGAAAAAGCGAAAGTAGATAGGATTGCATGCCCGTGGGTAATTTCGCGGTTTATCGACAAAGAGCCAGAATTTCTGTTTGTACCGAAGGATAAAGTCCTAGAGGTTGCCAAGGCGAAAAATGCCATCCCATTCGACTCCCCCGGAGCTGAATTGTACCATTATGAAGTGGACGGAAAAGAGTATGTGAGCTTTGATTCTATCATAAAGAAGTATAATCTCAAAGATCCCGCTTTGCTAGAATTTGCCAAAATAGTAAGAGGAGCAGATGCAAACATACCTGACGCTCCGCCAGAATCAGCGGGACTTGAGGCTGCTGCGCTTGGATTCAGGGAAATAACGAAAGATGACCATGAGAATATGAAACTTCAGTTCCCGTTTTACGATGCCATGTATGCATATGTGAAAGGACAGATGGAAGGAAAGGCCAAACTAGAACACGCAAAGAAGTGA